AGCGAGCGGATCGGATTATCAAGATGGAATCCGTAGCACACATAGCCGCTGTCGATCGCCTGCCGCACCCGGTCCCAGACAAGCTTTTGGGTGGCGGGAAAATCGCTGTTCGACTTGTGCCGCCAAATGCTCTCGACCGAGAAGCCCAGATTCCGGCAGAGCTCGTAGGCGCCGCGCCAATTCCACACCGCCATGCTCTTGGCTTCGGCTCTTGCATCGACGTTGAGCAAGAATCCCACTCCGGTACCGCCGTAGAGCTGAGCGTCGCTGAGAGTGAGACCCAGGCTTTTCGCGCTTGCGCTCAGGCATCCCATCTCAGTATTCCAGTGCATTTCCCATTGGAGATTCTTGGCTCGTCGCATCCCACTGTGCGCGACCTCGGGATGTTTCGCCATGTACGCCGGCGTCATGATGGCAGGAAGGAGATAGTCCCTGATGCACACGTCATAGTCGACCGGCGCGAGTTGGCTGCCGGCGGTCTGGACAATCACCGCGTTCAGCGTCGGGAAGATAGTGATACTCTGCCCACCCCAGCCGCCGGCCTGCAACGCTTTGACCGGCACGCCATCAACAAAAAAGGCGATGGCCTGCCAATGGTTGAAATACCTCGGATGAGCACGCTCGAACCGTTGCATGGCGCTGTCGGCCCATGCCGCCGGCAGTATTCTGGTGCCGTTGAATTCGCCCCGCTGCAGAAAAAGCCACCCGAGCTTTGCCATGTCTCGTGGCACCATAAACAGGCCTTCCGAATCATCCCATCTGATATTGGAGATGCCGAGGGGAGTGAACAGGTCTCTTTGCGCGGCCACGAGAAAATGGGCCTTCGTGAGCTTCTGGAGGAGTCCCTCCAGCGCCTTGATGCAACCGGAATTATACACGAAACGCTCACCAGGGCGATACGCCAGCGGTCGTTCGAAGAGATTGCGAATTGGGTCAGGGCTGCGACTCAGAACGCGAAGGTCGTTCGAGGTGTCGAAATACGTGACCGCGTGCTCGTTCCACTGCAATCCCGTGGTCATGGTCACGAGATGGTACAGCGTGATCGCCGCCTTGTCTCCCGTCCCCAGCAGATCACCGTACTCGGGGAACAACTGCACCACGGGTACATGAAGGTTGTCGATCAGGCCCTGGTCGAGCGCGAGGCCGACAAGCGCCTCGGGTACGATTTTGGCGACCGAGGACATGCGATGCGGCTTGTCGCGATGGAAACCATGAAAGTACTCATCAAGAATGATCTTCCCGTCCTTCACCACCAACACGCTGTGCAAATTGGGAAAACCATTGGCAAGCACCCGCTACATGAGGGCATTGATCTTGCCGAGGTCCACCCCCTCGCTGGCAGCGCCGGCAACCGCCCACCCATCATCCCCTGCGCGGGGAGTCTCGTAGCGATAGTCGAGAATCCTCTCGCCGTTATTTCCCAAGCGCGGCACCATATTATCAAGCAGAAAATGGGGATCCGGACTTTTCCGCCAAAGCGTGAGCGGAATCCACCACGCGGGAGTGCCGTAGCGCCCCCGCACGGCATCTTTTTCGACTGTGCCTTCGAAAATCGCGTCGTACAGCCCGACCTTCATGAGGAGATGGCTCCCCTCCAGGGTTGCCACGGCCATGGGAATATCATTCAGGCCGTAATCCGGGCTGTGATGGGATACTGAGAGTGTGCCGTCGTTATTCGTGGCAATCACGTAGATGAGCCGGATGTCCTGGCCGAAAGAGTGGAGCGTTCCCTCCCAGACGCCGCTAACGTCCGCGGGTTTGACCGGCGGTTGCCCACAACTGGCCTGCACGAGCAGACCCAGGACGGCAAGCGACAGCGTCATTTTCCTCATGGCGGCATTCCTTTCAGCGAGTTGTGTATGCGCGATACAAAGCGCGCACGATCACGAGGCAATAGCATAATTGCATCGCCAGGCACACATACAGAACGATCCCCTCACCCAGGGCCTCCGCTCCCAGCGCGTACTCATGACTGATCTCATCAACCAGGATCTTGTCAACGGTAAGCAGCATGAGACTGAGTATGCCGAGAGCCAGCGTTGCAAGGTCTCCCTTGTTGGCAAACTGAGCCACGCGGGCGCGCGACCACAGCCAGAGCACGGACACGAGGTCGAATAGGAGCATGACGGAGAACGCGATCAGGAGGCTCATTTCCCCGCCGGCGCTTATGGTGCCGCGCTCCAGGAAGACTTGCTCTCTGAAGAGTATGATTGCGACCATGGCATAGATCACGATGAACGTGCAGATGATTGCCATTGTGAGGGCGACACCGTACATGTTCCGGGAAGCTGGTTTCAT
Above is a genomic segment from bacterium containing:
- a CDS encoding beta-lactamase family protein produces the protein MLANGFPNLHSVLVVKDGKIILDEYFHGFHRDKPHRMSSVAKIVPEALVGLALDQGLIDNLHVPVVQLFPEYGDLLGTGDKAAITLYHLVTMTTGLQWNEHAVTYFDTSNDLRVLSRSPDPIRNLFERPLAYRPGERFVYNSGCIKALEGLLQKLTKAHFLVAAQRDLFTPLGISNIRWDDSEGLFMVPRDMAKLGWLFLQRGEFNGTRILPAAWADSAMQRFERAHPRYFNHWQAIAFFVDGVPVKALQAGGWGGQSITIFPTLNAVIVQTAGSQLAPVDYDVCIRDYLLPAIMTPAYMAKHPEVAHSGMRRAKNLQWEMHWNTEMGCLSASAKSLGLTLSDAQLYGGTGVGFLLNVDARAEAKSMAVWNWRGAYELCRNLGFSVESIWRHKSNSDFPATQKLVWDRVRQAIDSGYVCYGFHLDNPIRSLIIGYDDIGYYHQGWEAEQGKGPVYWYELGQTDIGLLGMHFVRPIASNVAFQEMVKRAFEFVLEFSANSQKWVPADCKAGPEGYARWISLLESEQEDAFGVSYNAAELAEGRGFALKFLAEAKARLGPELEPLFTRAIKHYLRVAHETELLSQEFPHTVPAAQRAAHLKDAQRRTAALQHLRAAQAAEVEGLKALADIVEHLEAK